The DNA sequence GGCCGCCGCCTTTCCGGTGAATTTCTGGCTGCCCGCTTCCTATCACACGCCACGCATCGTCGTGTCGGCGCTGTTCGGCGGGTTGCTCACCAAGGTCGGCATCTATTCGCTGCTGCGCGTCATGGTCATGCTGTTTCCGGTCGAGAGGGAGGAGCTCAGCATCGTCATCGCCGTTTCCGCAGCGCTGACCATGGTTCTGGGCGCGATGGGCGCACTCGCCCAGAACGATATCCGCCGCATGCTCGGTTACATCGTCATTTCAGGCATCGGTTACATGATGGCCGGCATCGCCATCGGCACGCCGTCGGGCGTGTCAGGCGCGATCTTTTACGCGCTGCATTCCATGGTGCTGATGACGGCGCTTTATCTTGCCGCCGGCCATGCCGCCCGTCTCGGTGGCGGCTTCAGCCTGACGGCGCTCAGCGGTCTTTACCGGCAGGCTCCATGGTTTTCGGCGCTGGCGCTGGCGCTGTTTTTCGCCGGCTCCGGCCTGCCGCCGTTTTCCGGCTTCTGGCCGAAGGCGGTGCTGGTCAAATCGGCGATCGATATCGGCGCCTGGTGGCTCGCCGCCGCCATTCTCGTCTCCGGCTTCATCGCCACCATCGCCTTCGGACGGATTTTCCTGCTGTGTTTCTGGCGCCCGGCAACGTTGGCAGGCCAGCCGCCATTGCAGGCACAGTCCTCTCTGGCGGTGCCCTCCGTCGTGCCGCTGCTCGGACTGACCTTGCTGGTGGTATTTTTCGGCCTGTTCCCGGAAAGCCTGCTCAGTCTCAGCCAGCAGGCTGCTGCGGGGCTCGGTGATCCTCAGGCCTATATCCAGTCGGTCTTTCCCGAGGGAGGCAAACCATGAGCCTCTATATCGTCCTGTCGATGTTCCTCGCCATCTGGCTTGCCATAACCGGCAGCGTCACGCCGGCGAATATCGTTTTCGGCGTCATCGTTTCGGCACTGGCGCTCGGGCTTATCCGCCATCAGATACCCAGAGGCAACAATCACTGGCTGCGGCTGACGCGAATACTGTCGCTCGTGCTGCTGTTCTTCAAGGAACTGGCGCTGTCCGCCTGGAAAGTGGCGGTGCTGGTGACGCGGCCGAAACTCGACGTGCAGCCCGGCATCTTCGCCTATCCGCTGACGGTGACGACGGACTTCCAGATCACGCTGCTCGCCAATCTCATCACGCTCACCCCCGGCACGCTGTCGGTCGATGTAT is a window from the Agrobacterium tumefaciens genome containing:
- a CDS encoding Na+/H+ antiporter subunit D, yielding MASSTPSAVTDLSAALVMAPLPLSDWLIILPVALCIGTGAVLMMMRHAIRHHAAVAVAALFLLVLLDAALLWKVATQGPFTMVMGRWLPPFGIAFTADLTGTLLSLAAAIVALAGAIHAGSDIDSSGRRYGFYPFLMLLMAGVTGAFLTGDLFNLYVWFEVLLISSFGLIVLGSTREQIDGALKYAILNLIGTTLFLITVGYLYAIFGTLNMADIALKANGLRGTAPLMTLASLFALAFAMKAAAFPVNFWLPASYHTPRIVVSALFGGLLTKVGIYSLLRVMVMLFPVEREELSIVIAVSAALTMVLGAMGALAQNDIRRMLGYIVISGIGYMMAGIAIGTPSGVSGAIFYALHSMVLMTALYLAAGHAARLGGGFSLTALSGLYRQAPWFSALALALFFAGSGLPPFSGFWPKAVLVKSAIDIGAWWLAAAILVSGFIATIAFGRIFLLCFWRPATLAGQPPLQAQSSLAVPSVVPLLGLTLLVVFFGLFPESLLSLSQQAAAGLGDPQAYIQSVFPEGGKP
- a CDS encoding Na+/H+ antiporter subunit E; this translates as MSLYIVLSMFLAIWLAITGSVTPANIVFGVIVSALALGLIRHQIPRGNNHWLRLTRILSLVLLFFKELALSAWKVAVLVTRPKLDVQPGIFAYPLTVTTDFQITLLANLITLTPGTLSVDVSEDRKTLYVHAIDCSDIEAARNDIRNGFEKKIMEAFQK